In Candidatus Margulisiibacteriota bacterium, a single genomic region encodes these proteins:
- the rsmG gene encoding 16S rRNA (guanine(527)-N(7))-methyltransferase RsmG produces the protein MKQSTENDKIFHKIIDLLLRENQIHNLSGIKDWQGMYDQHILDSLAVSDYISTLSDSNINVLDLGSGAGFPGLVIAINNPNKKVTMIDSNRKKTTFINLVLKELQINNATALNSRIEDIGCPENANIVCAKALAPLDVLLEYASPLLKFGGILIAMKSSDIDEEASNASLVASHLGFGDFKKMPYSLFQRNRQLLVFTKTKKSKIKLPRKNGEARNKPLRSKLCA, from the coding sequence GTGAAACAATCAACAGAAAATGATAAAATTTTTCATAAAATCATAGATTTGCTCCTTAGAGAAAATCAGATTCATAACCTTTCAGGAATTAAGGACTGGCAAGGAATGTATGACCAACATATTTTGGACAGCCTTGCTGTTTCTGATTATATTTCTACCCTTTCTGACTCCAACATTAACGTTCTTGATCTTGGCTCTGGAGCAGGATTTCCTGGCCTAGTTATCGCAATAAATAATCCTAACAAAAAAGTCACCATGATTGACTCAAACAGAAAAAAAACAACTTTCATTAATTTAGTTTTAAAGGAACTACAAATAAACAATGCAACCGCCCTGAACTCAAGAATAGAAGACATTGGCTGTCCGGAAAACGCAAACATTGTCTGCGCAAAAGCGTTGGCACCTCTAGACGTTCTATTAGAATACGCTTCCCCTCTCTTAAAATTTGGTGGCATTCTCATTGCCATGAAATCATCAGACATTGACGAAGAAGCAAGCAACGCCTCGCTTGTTGCCAGTCATCTTGGATTTGGAGACTTCAAAAAGATGCCATATTCGTTGTTTCAAAGAAATAGGCAACTCCTAGTATTCACAAAGACCAAAAAATCAAAAATAAAGCTTCCAAGAAAAAACGGAGAAGCAAGGAATAAGCCATTAAGGAGTAAGCTATGCGCATAA